CGCGGCCTCCCTGGACGAATGCCGCAAAGCCGGGGTGCTGCGCCTAGAGGGCAAAGAATATCCCGTAAAAGACGGAGATATGATAGAAATAAGGTTCAACGTCTAATACGCGCGAATAAATATTTATATCATCACTAATTTAGCGGCGCGGGGGAGCTATCCGCGCGCCGCGTAAGAAACGGCGGGGTGTTTTATGAAAATATACATCAGTTCGGACATGGAAGGCTCAACCGGCGTCGTCAGCCGCGAACAGGTGGACAGCGCCGCGCCTGAATACGCGCTGGGCCGCGCCATGCAGCGGGCCGACATCAGGACGGTGATAAGAGCCATCCTTGACGAGCCCGACGCAGATCAGGTAATCCTCAACGACGCGCATTGCCACATGACGAATATCGACATAGCCGATTTAGGCGCGGAGGTGTGCCTCATCAGCGGTACGCCGAAGCTGCTTGGAATGGTGGAGGGGGCGCAGGACTGCGACGCCGCCTTTTTCATCGGCTACCACGCGATGGCCGGCACAGAAAAAGCCGTGCTCGACCACACCTTTGACCCAGAGACGATATACGATCTTAGGATAAACGGGCGCCGGATGGGTGAAACGGGCGTCAACGCGCTGCTTTGCGGGGCGCTTGGCGTTCCAGTCGCCATGGTGAGCGGAGACGAGGCGCTTCGCATGGAGGCGCAGAGCCTTCTTGGCCCAGAGGTGGCAGCGGTCGCCGTGAAAGAGGGCCTTGGACGGTGCGCCGCAAGCTGCGCTACGCCGGAAAATTCAAGCGGCCTGCTCTACGAAGGCGTCAAAAAAGCGATGAAAAACCTGCGCAGCGGCCTCATCAAGCCCCTTGTGCCGGAGCTTCCGTGCGTCATGGAAGTAACGCTGCTTGATACGCTGCAAACGGACGCGGCCTCCCTTGTACCTGGCGCCGTCCGCATAGCGGCGCGCACGCTGCGCTTTGAGACGCAGGAGGCGCTTGAACTGAGGCGTTTCCTCTACTCGGTCATGGAATGCGCGGGAAGAGTGTAAGGTGACGGAGAGGCGGCCGCCGCAGCCAGTGGTCTGCGGGTTCGACATAGGCGGACACACCATCTCCGCGGGGACTGTGACCTTTGAAGACGGCGCGCCGCGCGTCGTCTCGCGCGTCACAGTGCCCACGCCCGCCGAGCGCGACATCGTGGCGCTGCTTGAGCGGCTTGCCGAAATCGTGCTGCTGCGCGCCTCGCCTGAGGTCCCATGCTTTGCGGGGCTTGCTGTTCCAGGCTTCATCGATACGGAGCGAAAAAATATAGTGCGGCTGACGAACTTCGTAGGCTGCGACGGCGCGGCTCTTGGCGCCATGCTTGCCGCCAATCTCAGCGTCAAAAAAATACGGCTCTCGGCGCTCATGGAAAACGACGCAAACTGCGCGGCCCTTGGCGAGGGCGCAGCGGGCGCGGCGGCCGGCCTCACGGATTACGCCGTGGTCACTCTCGGCACAGGGATAGGCTGCGGCATCGTTACGGGCGGACGGCTTCTTCGCGGCGCGCATGGGATGGCCGGCGAATTTGGACACGTCACCTCCGCCGCGTCAGAGCTGCCGTGTAAATGCGGCGGCCAATGTCACTTGGAGACCGCGGCTTCGGCGGACGGAACGGAGGCTGCGGCGCGCGCCGCAGGACTGCCTTCCGACTTCAAAACGTTATGGCTGCGAAGAAACGAACCGGCCGTCGCAAAAATAATATCACCAGCGCTTGAGGCTCTAGCCTCCGCGCTTGCGTCGCTTACCGCACTCCTTGACCCACAGTGCATAGTCCTAAGCGGCGGCATGAGCCGCGCGGAAGGGCTCGCGCCGGAGCTTGCGTCGCGAATGCAGAAATACCTTTCGTCGCCCTTTAGAGAATACTGCCGCCTGAAAACCTCATCACTGGGAGCGGACGCCCCCATAATCGGGGCCGCGTCGCTCTTTTTCAGAGATCGGCTTTATGGAGATGATCCCAAATGATAGAACTGAACCTGAATCTTGCCGAAACGTGCGCCTTTGCCGCGGCCATACTGTGGCTCGGCATGTTTCTCCGCACCAGGGTGAAAATACTTTCCACCTACAACATCCCCGCGCCCGTCATAGGCGGCGTCATATTTGCGCTGGCCAGTTGGGGGGCGAAGGACCTCTGCTCTTTTAATTTTGACATGACGGTGAAAGACCCGCTCATGATAACATTCTTCACAAGCATCGGCCTTGCCGCCAGCTTTAAAATGCTGAAACGAGGCGGCCCGCAGGTCTTCATCTTTTTGGGCGTAGCCTCAGTGCTCGTGGTGCTCCAGGACGTCATAGCCATCGCCCTCTCCTATGTCACCGGCATCAACCCGCTGCTTGGGATGTTGGCAGGTTCTATAACGATGTCAGGCGGGCACGGCACCGGCGCGGTCTATGCTACGCTCTTTGAAAAAAGCTACGGAGTGGGCGGCGGCATGGAACTTGCGATGGCGGCGGCCACCTTCGGTCTCGTCATGGGCTCCGTGCTTGGCGGCCCGGTTGCGCGCCGTCTCATCGAAGGCCGCCATCTTGCAAAAAGACATTCCGACGACAAGCTCACCTACGAGACAGTAGACGAAAGCCTCGACATAGAGGCCGACGGGCCCGTATCCGCCTCAGTTTTGATGATAACGCTGATGCAGATAACTATCGCTATGAGCGTCGGCAAATTTATAGACGAAATGCTCATAGGCGTCGGTATACAGCTTCCGACCTACCTATGCGCGCTCTTTGTCGGCATATTCATACGCAACGCAAGCGACATGACGGGGCTTTACAAAGTACATCTCAGACTCGCCGACACGATTGGCTCTGTCGCCCTCTCGCTCTTTCTCGCGCTCTCGCTCATGTCGCTGAAACTGTGGCAGCTTGCGGACCTTGCCGGCCCAATGGCCGTCATACTGCTTGCCGAGACGCTGCTGATGGGCGTATACGCCTACTACGTCACCTTCAGGATAATGGGCCGTGACTATACCGCCGCGGTAATAACCGGAGGTCACTGCGGTTTTGGGATGGGAGCTACGCCGAACGCGATAGCGAACATGGACGCCATCACCAGCAACTACGGGCCCGCTCCGCGCGCCTTCTTCGTCGTCTCGATAGTCGGAGCCTTTTTCATCGACATCGTGAACGCAATAGTGATCCAGGGCTTCATAGCTCTTCTATAGGAGGTTCAGTATGGCTGATATATTTATGATAAAAATGGATTTCATACAGACGATGGCCTTCGCCGCCATACTATACTGGCTCGGCGTGGAGCTTTGCCGCCGCCTTTCGTTTCTTCGCCGCTACAACATACCTCCGGCGGTGGCGGGGGGGCTGCTCTTTGCGCTACTGCGCGCCGCCGCCTCGTCTAAAGTAGGCTTTCAGTTTGAGATGACCCTTATGGAACCGTTCATGATCGCTTTCTTTACCGCCATAGGCCTCGGCGCGAGCCTCGCCTTTCTGAAAAAGGGCGGCGCTGCGGCCTTCAAGCTTCTTGCCGCCGCCTGCCTGCTGCTTGCGCTGCAAAACGCCGCGGCCCTCTTCATCGGGCGCGCCGCGGGGCTTTCGCCGATGCTCTCCATACTTGCCGGCTCCGCCACGATGACCGGCGGCCACGGCACCGGCATCGTCTTTGCAAATGAAATGGAACGCTATTTCGGCGTGCAGGGTGCGGGCGCCGTGGCCGTAGCATGCGCCACATTCGGCGTAATAGCCGGCTCGCTGCTTGGCGGCCCCGTCGCCGAACGCCTCATCAAAATAAATTCCCTCGCCCACGACAGCAGCGATGAGAAAACCGGCGCAAGAGACATCATAGCGGAGGTATTCAGCTTTGGCGACGCAAAAGAGCCCATCTCCGCGCACATGATACTGATGACGATATTTCAGATAACGCTCGCGGTCAGCGTAGGCATCCGCGTAAGTGAGTGGTGCGGGCTGCACGGCATCCTGCTGCCATCATACGCGGCGGCCCTTGCCGCTGGTATGATCATGCGCAACATAGGCGACCGCGTGCCTCTTTTTAGAGTACACCCGCGCGTCGTAAACTACATAGGCGGCGCGTGCCTGTCATTTTTTCTCGCCTTCGCGCTCATGTCCGTCGACCTGGGGAGTCTTGCCGTCCTTGCCGGGCCGCTGCTTCTCATACTGTGCGCTCAGACCGTCATAACCGCATTCTTCGCCGCGTGGGGCACCTTTCGCATCACCGGCTCCGACTACCAGGCGGCAGTTATCACGGCGGGGCACGTAGGCTTCGGGCTGGGCGCCACGCCAAACGCTATGG
The sequence above is drawn from the Cloacibacillus sp. genome and encodes:
- the gltS gene encoding sodium/glutamate symporter, whose product is MADIFMIKMDFIQTMAFAAILYWLGVELCRRLSFLRRYNIPPAVAGGLLFALLRAAASSKVGFQFEMTLMEPFMIAFFTAIGLGASLAFLKKGGAAAFKLLAAACLLLALQNAAALFIGRAAGLSPMLSILAGSATMTGGHGTGIVFANEMERYFGVQGAGAVAVACATFGVIAGSLLGGPVAERLIKINSLAHDSSDEKTGARDIIAEVFSFGDAKEPISAHMILMTIFQITLAVSVGIRVSEWCGLHGILLPSYAAALAAGMIMRNIGDRVPLFRVHPRVVNYIGGACLSFFLAFALMSVDLGSLAVLAGPLLLILCAQTVITAFFAAWGTFRITGSDYQAAVITAGHVGFGLGATPNAMANMEAVCSKYRQAPGAFFAVAAVGAFFIDIVNVIVINILIRICA
- the gltS gene encoding sodium/glutamate symporter, which translates into the protein MIELNLNLAETCAFAAAILWLGMFLRTRVKILSTYNIPAPVIGGVIFALASWGAKDLCSFNFDMTVKDPLMITFFTSIGLAASFKMLKRGGPQVFIFLGVASVLVVLQDVIAIALSYVTGINPLLGMLAGSITMSGGHGTGAVYATLFEKSYGVGGGMELAMAAATFGLVMGSVLGGPVARRLIEGRHLAKRHSDDKLTYETVDESLDIEADGPVSASVLMITLMQITIAMSVGKFIDEMLIGVGIQLPTYLCALFVGIFIRNASDMTGLYKVHLRLADTIGSVALSLFLALSLMSLKLWQLADLAGPMAVILLAETLLMGVYAYYVTFRIMGRDYTAAVITGGHCGFGMGATPNAIANMDAITSNYGPAPRAFFVVSIVGAFFIDIVNAIVIQGFIALL
- a CDS encoding M55 family metallopeptidase; this translates as MKIYISSDMEGSTGVVSREQVDSAAPEYALGRAMQRADIRTVIRAILDEPDADQVILNDAHCHMTNIDIADLGAEVCLISGTPKLLGMVEGAQDCDAAFFIGYHAMAGTEKAVLDHTFDPETIYDLRINGRRMGETGVNALLCGALGVPVAMVSGDEALRMEAQSLLGPEVAAVAVKEGLGRCAASCATPENSSGLLYEGVKKAMKNLRSGLIKPLVPELPCVMEVTLLDTLQTDAASLVPGAVRIAARTLRFETQEALELRRFLYSVMECAGRV
- a CDS encoding ROK family protein; translation: MTERRPPQPVVCGFDIGGHTISAGTVTFEDGAPRVVSRVTVPTPAERDIVALLERLAEIVLLRASPEVPCFAGLAVPGFIDTERKNIVRLTNFVGCDGAALGAMLAANLSVKKIRLSALMENDANCAALGEGAAGAAAGLTDYAVVTLGTGIGCGIVTGGRLLRGAHGMAGEFGHVTSAASELPCKCGGQCHLETAASADGTEAAARAAGLPSDFKTLWLRRNEPAVAKIISPALEALASALASLTALLDPQCIVLSGGMSRAEGLAPELASRMQKYLSSPFREYCRLKTSSLGADAPIIGAASLFFRDRLYGDDPK